One part of the Lytechinus pictus isolate F3 Inbred chromosome 3, Lp3.0, whole genome shotgun sequence genome encodes these proteins:
- the LOC129257547 gene encoding mothers against decapentaplegic homolog 4-like isoform X2 → MGTMAGAPTSADACLSIVHSLMCHRQGGESESFAKRAIESLVKKLKEKRDELDSLITAITTNGAHPSKCVTIQRTLDGRLQVAGRKGFPHVIYARIWRWPDLHKNELKHLKFCQYAFDLKCDSVCVNAYHYERIVSPGIDLTGLTLQHTGPPRVVKDEFGGECIQVEQNISHPPGMSNGGIQNIQHPAVPLGQPHGPPHGPPHSSSHLPSHGSPHVSSHGSPHGAPGPSSAGLSDFNRMLAHQQGQVPPPVSMPPHSMGMPSIPPPAHQQPPFSAPGPSQALSTPPVPAPPAHSTPPQPAQPSPAMHASHASVSQGAPLAPGPSPSGGPGPSGPPPPPTQQAPSQGPPSAPPMPQQTSQGPTSPVPNMTSSSFQRSNSESWGGAGPSGSTLNYRQGVNPQGVSGQNQFHGYQMPKDNAAVEPPLSTQPAPEYWCSIAYFELDTQVGEIFKIQSSCPTVKVDGYVDPSRMDRFCLGQLSNVHRTESSEKARLHIGKGVQLELKGEGDVWVRCLSDHAVFVQSYYLDREAGRAPGDAVHKIYPTAYIKVFDLKQCYAQMKSQAATAQAAAAAQAAAVAGHVPGPSSVGGIAPAVRYSAAAGIGVDDLRRLCILRMSFVKGWGPDYPRQSIKETPCWIEIHLHRALQLLDEVLHTMPLMEPHPLD, encoded by the exons ATGGGAACAATGGCGGGGGCCCCAACGAGTGCCGATGCCTGTCTTAGTATAGTACACAGCCTCATGTGCCATCGGCAGGGAGGAGAATCAGAATCTTTTGCAAAGAGGGCCattgaaagtttggtgaaaaaaCTGAAAGAGAAGAGAGATGAGCTGGACAGCCTTATCACAGCCATTACCACAAACGGTGCACATCCCAGTAAATGTGTCACGATACAAAGGACATTGGATGGCAGGTTACAG GTTGCCGGGAGGAAAGGTTTTCCACATGTGATTTATGCCAGGATATGGAGGTGGCCTGATTTGCACAAAAATGAACTGAAACACTTGAAATTCTGTCAGTATGCATTTGATCTCAAATGTGACAGTGTGTGTGTAAATGCATACCACTATGAAAGAATTGTGTCGCCTGGTATTG ATCTGACTGGGCTTACATTACAACACACAG GTCCTCCACGTGTGGTTAAAGATGAGTTTGGAGGAGAATGTATTCAGGTGGAGCAGAATATATCCCACCCTCCCGGCATGAGCAACGGGGGGATCCAGAACATCCAGCACCCTGCCGTACCCCTGGGCCAACCCCATGGTCCACCCCATGGCCCTCCCCACAGTTCATCTCATCTCCCGTCGCATGGATCACCTCATGTGTCATCACACGGCTCCCCCCATGGAGCACCTGGGCCATCATCAGCTGGGCTCAGCGATTTCAACCGTATGCTGGCACATCAACAAG GTCAAGTTCCTCCGCCAGTTTCCATGCCCCCACATTCCATGGGTATGCCTTCCATCCCCCCACCAGCCCATCAACAGCCCCCTTTCTCTGCTCCAGGTCCATCTCAAGCACTCTCCACTCCTCCGGTTCCTGCCCCTCCGGCTCACTCGACTCCCCCTCAACCAGCCCAGCCATCTCCTGCCATGCACGCCAGTCATGCATCGGTTTCACAAG GTGCTCCACTAGCACCAGGTCCCAGTCCATCGGGTGGTCCGGGCCCATCTGGTCCACCTCCTCCTCCAACCCAACAAGCCCCTAGTCAAGGACCACCGTCTGCTCCTCCCATGCCACAACAGACTTCTCAGGGTCCTACATCACCTGTACCAAACATGACATCTTCATCTTTCCAGAGAA GTAATTCTGAGTCATGGGGAGGTGCAGGTCCTAGCGGGAGTACCTTGAACTACCGTCAGGGTGTCAACCCACAAGGAGTGAGTGGACAGAATCAGTTTCATGGTTACCAGATGCCGAAGGACAATGCAGCAGTGGAACCACCCCTATCAACTCAACCAG CTCCAGAGTATTGGTGTTCAATAGCCTACTTTGAACTTGACACCCAAGTTGGCGAGATCTTCAAGATCCAGTCCTCCTGTCCTACGGTGAAGGTAGATGGCTATGTAGATCCCTCAAGAATGGACAGATTTTGCTTAGGACAGTTATCCAATGTACATAGAACAGAGAGCAGTGAGAAAGCAAG GCTTCACATCGGTAAGGGTGTACAGCTGGAGCTGAAAGGAGAAGGTGATGTGTGGGTCAGGTGTCTCAGTGATCATGCTGTCTTTGTTCAAAGTTACTACCTTGACAGGGAAGCTGGACGAGCACCCGGTGATGCTGTTCATAAGATATATCCTACAGCATACATCAAG GTATTTGATCTCAAGCAATGTTATGCCCAGATGAAGTCACAAGCAGCCACAGCCCAGGCAGCGGCAGCAGCTCAAGCAGCAGCTGTAGCAGGACATGTACCTGGTCCATCATCCGTAGGAGGAATAGCACCAGCAGTCC GTTACTCGGCTGCAGCAGGGATTGGAGTGGATGACTTG
- the LOC129257547 gene encoding mothers against decapentaplegic homolog 4-like isoform X1 gives MGTMAGAPTSADACLSIVHSLMCHRQGGESESFAKRAIESLVKKLKEKRDELDSLITAITTNGAHPSKCVTIQRTLDGRLQVAGRKGFPHVIYARIWRWPDLHKNELKHLKFCQYAFDLKCDSVCVNAYHYERIVSPGIDLTGLTLQHTAGPPRVVKDEFGGECIQVEQNISHPPGMSNGGIQNIQHPAVPLGQPHGPPHGPPHSSSHLPSHGSPHVSSHGSPHGAPGPSSAGLSDFNRMLAHQQGQVPPPVSMPPHSMGMPSIPPPAHQQPPFSAPGPSQALSTPPVPAPPAHSTPPQPAQPSPAMHASHASVSQGAPLAPGPSPSGGPGPSGPPPPPTQQAPSQGPPSAPPMPQQTSQGPTSPVPNMTSSSFQRSNSESWGGAGPSGSTLNYRQGVNPQGVSGQNQFHGYQMPKDNAAVEPPLSTQPAPEYWCSIAYFELDTQVGEIFKIQSSCPTVKVDGYVDPSRMDRFCLGQLSNVHRTESSEKARLHIGKGVQLELKGEGDVWVRCLSDHAVFVQSYYLDREAGRAPGDAVHKIYPTAYIKVFDLKQCYAQMKSQAATAQAAAAAQAAAVAGHVPGPSSVGGIAPAVRYSAAAGIGVDDLRRLCILRMSFVKGWGPDYPRQSIKETPCWIEIHLHRALQLLDEVLHTMPLMEPHPLD, from the exons ATGGGAACAATGGCGGGGGCCCCAACGAGTGCCGATGCCTGTCTTAGTATAGTACACAGCCTCATGTGCCATCGGCAGGGAGGAGAATCAGAATCTTTTGCAAAGAGGGCCattgaaagtttggtgaaaaaaCTGAAAGAGAAGAGAGATGAGCTGGACAGCCTTATCACAGCCATTACCACAAACGGTGCACATCCCAGTAAATGTGTCACGATACAAAGGACATTGGATGGCAGGTTACAG GTTGCCGGGAGGAAAGGTTTTCCACATGTGATTTATGCCAGGATATGGAGGTGGCCTGATTTGCACAAAAATGAACTGAAACACTTGAAATTCTGTCAGTATGCATTTGATCTCAAATGTGACAGTGTGTGTGTAAATGCATACCACTATGAAAGAATTGTGTCGCCTGGTATTG ATCTGACTGGGCTTACATTACAACACACAG CAGGTCCTCCACGTGTGGTTAAAGATGAGTTTGGAGGAGAATGTATTCAGGTGGAGCAGAATATATCCCACCCTCCCGGCATGAGCAACGGGGGGATCCAGAACATCCAGCACCCTGCCGTACCCCTGGGCCAACCCCATGGTCCACCCCATGGCCCTCCCCACAGTTCATCTCATCTCCCGTCGCATGGATCACCTCATGTGTCATCACACGGCTCCCCCCATGGAGCACCTGGGCCATCATCAGCTGGGCTCAGCGATTTCAACCGTATGCTGGCACATCAACAAG GTCAAGTTCCTCCGCCAGTTTCCATGCCCCCACATTCCATGGGTATGCCTTCCATCCCCCCACCAGCCCATCAACAGCCCCCTTTCTCTGCTCCAGGTCCATCTCAAGCACTCTCCACTCCTCCGGTTCCTGCCCCTCCGGCTCACTCGACTCCCCCTCAACCAGCCCAGCCATCTCCTGCCATGCACGCCAGTCATGCATCGGTTTCACAAG GTGCTCCACTAGCACCAGGTCCCAGTCCATCGGGTGGTCCGGGCCCATCTGGTCCACCTCCTCCTCCAACCCAACAAGCCCCTAGTCAAGGACCACCGTCTGCTCCTCCCATGCCACAACAGACTTCTCAGGGTCCTACATCACCTGTACCAAACATGACATCTTCATCTTTCCAGAGAA GTAATTCTGAGTCATGGGGAGGTGCAGGTCCTAGCGGGAGTACCTTGAACTACCGTCAGGGTGTCAACCCACAAGGAGTGAGTGGACAGAATCAGTTTCATGGTTACCAGATGCCGAAGGACAATGCAGCAGTGGAACCACCCCTATCAACTCAACCAG CTCCAGAGTATTGGTGTTCAATAGCCTACTTTGAACTTGACACCCAAGTTGGCGAGATCTTCAAGATCCAGTCCTCCTGTCCTACGGTGAAGGTAGATGGCTATGTAGATCCCTCAAGAATGGACAGATTTTGCTTAGGACAGTTATCCAATGTACATAGAACAGAGAGCAGTGAGAAAGCAAG GCTTCACATCGGTAAGGGTGTACAGCTGGAGCTGAAAGGAGAAGGTGATGTGTGGGTCAGGTGTCTCAGTGATCATGCTGTCTTTGTTCAAAGTTACTACCTTGACAGGGAAGCTGGACGAGCACCCGGTGATGCTGTTCATAAGATATATCCTACAGCATACATCAAG GTATTTGATCTCAAGCAATGTTATGCCCAGATGAAGTCACAAGCAGCCACAGCCCAGGCAGCGGCAGCAGCTCAAGCAGCAGCTGTAGCAGGACATGTACCTGGTCCATCATCCGTAGGAGGAATAGCACCAGCAGTCC GTTACTCGGCTGCAGCAGGGATTGGAGTGGATGACTTG